In Microbulbifer sp. GL-2, the following are encoded in one genomic region:
- a CDS encoding N-acetyltransferase: MFGRITKATSEHSDEVANLVTKLLQALVGHKRDIDFERLVSVSRKLLSEGDGFHAFLYQVESTSIGVITVSQSAAIYAGGHYGVIEELYVEPEFRSKLIGKALLGKVVSFAREQGWPRLEVSTPEKEHWQRTIDFYRREGFVDNSIGERLKFDL, from the coding sequence ATGTTCGGCCGGATTACAAAAGCCACTTCGGAGCATAGTGACGAGGTTGCCAACTTGGTGACGAAACTGCTACAGGCACTTGTTGGTCATAAGCGGGATATTGACTTTGAGCGTTTAGTGAGTGTATCGAGAAAACTCCTTTCTGAAGGTGATGGTTTTCATGCTTTCCTATATCAGGTTGAAAGCACTTCGATCGGGGTGATCACTGTTTCCCAGTCTGCGGCTATTTATGCTGGTGGACACTATGGTGTAATTGAAGAGCTTTATGTCGAACCTGAATTCCGTTCAAAATTAATCGGCAAGGCTTTGCTGGGTAAGGTTGTGAGCTTCGCCAGAGAGCAGGGGTGGCCACGCCTGGAAGTAAGCACGCCCGAAAAAGAGCACTGGCAAAGGACAATAGATTTTTATCGAAGAGAGGGCTTTGTAGATAATTCAATCGGGGAGAGGCTGAAATTTGATTTGTGA
- a CDS encoding VCBS domain-containing protein, producing the protein MNDPSKLLLAVCLSVFLTACGGGGGGSGDDKNNNPGTTNTGTGTGTGAGAGAGAGAGAGAGAGTGTNPDPDPDPDPNAPGRISGGEGSVSEDNVISTSGLLVDTADQNSTFEEIHEWGKYGRLQVFSDGRWNYNLDSNLSDPLSANELATDEFTVAVGTGDDYAAVIVIEVTGADDAYTFEPESPLATLVVESRESANGTLTLQDVDGNTPSFSQNNIAGSYGDFKIVSNGDWEYILNGNANNLKEGESVTDTVSFQLTNGAQLSVTFSVVNADTNGAGSFELSLKQKRIMLDRHNHFRQRCASGQSGEGRGPQSAGNMQTLFWDDALAKMAKERASACYYGHLGESTGIRKSFDKVKDEVSFVLPAGYVEIGENVAIHFTNPPASQYGSEQWAGAVQAWYDESYAYNWEDGQCHDETCGHWAQVCYGETRYVGCAVAECDSIIGVDNPAYNDGAHVTVCNYYPAVNKSEMPFVDNFGFENCRTCLNYDFPFCADNMCSGGISKSWNASGKTNKSVDQCTDGLGRDIVPCAHAPRDEVHPQPAKVSGFKYRIIDKQLHLSWNETIKNGGVLHYKLFRDDELIVKTRELSYQDSKIEQGKSYRYKIIAVDHAGKESKEPASLDVTLVRD; encoded by the coding sequence ATGAATGATCCGTCTAAGCTGCTACTGGCAGTTTGTTTATCCGTTTTCCTAACTGCCTGTGGAGGCGGCGGAGGCGGTTCCGGAGATGACAAGAACAATAATCCTGGGACGACTAATACTGGTACTGGTACTGGTACTGGTGCTGGTGCTGGTGCTGGTGCTGGTGCTGGTGCTGGTGCTGGTGCTGGTACTGGTACTAATCCCGATCCCGATCCTGATCCTGATCCGAACGCTCCTGGGAGGATTAGTGGTGGGGAAGGTAGTGTTAGCGAGGATAATGTAATATCTACTTCTGGCCTACTAGTTGATACTGCGGACCAAAATAGCACCTTTGAAGAAATTCATGAGTGGGGTAAATACGGTCGCTTGCAAGTTTTCTCGGATGGCAGATGGAACTATAATTTGGATAGTAATTTGTCTGATCCACTCAGCGCTAATGAGCTTGCCACTGATGAATTTACAGTTGCTGTGGGAACCGGAGATGATTACGCTGCAGTGATTGTTATCGAAGTAACAGGTGCGGACGATGCCTATACTTTTGAACCCGAATCCCCTCTGGCTACTTTAGTTGTAGAAAGTAGGGAAAGTGCTAATGGCACTTTGACCTTACAAGATGTAGATGGTAATACGCCGAGTTTTTCTCAGAACAATATAGCTGGCAGTTACGGTGATTTTAAGATCGTCAGTAATGGAGATTGGGAGTATATCCTCAATGGCAATGCGAATAACCTAAAAGAAGGTGAGTCTGTAACTGATACTGTCAGTTTTCAGTTAACAAATGGCGCTCAACTATCCGTTACATTTTCGGTAGTAAACGCAGATACAAATGGGGCTGGCTCTTTTGAGCTGTCTCTGAAACAAAAGCGGATAATGCTCGACAGACACAATCATTTTCGGCAGCGGTGTGCCAGTGGGCAATCTGGGGAAGGACGAGGTCCACAAAGTGCCGGAAACATGCAAACCCTTTTTTGGGATGATGCTTTGGCTAAGATGGCAAAAGAGAGGGCGTCGGCCTGTTATTATGGCCATTTAGGTGAATCTACGGGTATTAGGAAGTCTTTTGATAAAGTGAAGGATGAAGTTTCTTTTGTACTTCCTGCTGGTTATGTGGAAATTGGCGAAAATGTAGCGATTCATTTTACGAACCCTCCAGCATCTCAGTATGGTAGCGAGCAATGGGCTGGAGCTGTTCAGGCCTGGTACGATGAAAGTTATGCGTATAATTGGGAGGACGGTCAATGTCACGATGAGACTTGTGGGCACTGGGCTCAAGTATGCTATGGAGAAACTCGCTATGTCGGATGTGCAGTAGCTGAGTGCGATAGTATCATTGGCGTTGATAATCCAGCCTATAACGATGGTGCACATGTCACAGTTTGCAATTATTATCCCGCAGTTAATAAGTCCGAGATGCCTTTTGTAGATAATTTTGGATTCGAGAACTGCAGAACCTGCCTCAATTATGACTTCCCTTTTTGTGCTGATAATATGTGCTCTGGAGGAATCTCCAAAAGTTGGAATGCTTCAGGAAAAACAAATAAAAGCGTTGATCAGTGTACTGACGGTTTAGGTAGAGATATTGTGCCCTGCGCCCATGCCCCCAGGGACGAGGTTCATCCGCAACCCGCTAAGGTTAGCGGCTTTAAGTATAGAATTATCGACAAGCAACTGCATTTGTCTTGGAATGAAACTATCAAAAATGGCGGTGTGCTTCATTACAAATTGTTTCGTGATGATGAGTTGATCGTGAAGACTCGAGAGCTGTCATATCAAGATTCCAAAATAGAACAAGGCAAAAGCTACCGCTATAAAATAATCGCAGTTGATCATGCTGGTAAAGAAAGCAAAGAACCTGCTTCCCTGGATGTTACGCTAGTTAGGGATTAG
- a CDS encoding alpha/beta hydrolase produces the protein MAFTVDPEFIQAVGKFSALISSVEPIPPGDALTRRKVGERVLRAVFDTHSMPNDILMENIFIRTSDESSLLLRWYHKKDSNPGSAIVYIHGGGLIFNNVEIYDKPVSKFVSDSGVPFLSVDYRKAPEHPYPTPVKDCYAALIWLVEHAESMGIDPARIAIMGDSAGGGLAAAIAIKCRDNGGPALAKQILNYPMLDDRTTSSNPILEPFVIWSPDDNLTAWQAYLGSAAGTKSVSPYAAAAHLKDASGLPPAYIDVGELDIFRDEDIRYAQLLADAGVSTELHVHPGVIHSWELFAPEIAVSQRAHRDRIRAIQSI, from the coding sequence ATGGCCTTTACAGTTGACCCTGAATTCATCCAGGCGGTTGGGAAGTTTAGTGCACTAATAAGCTCAGTTGAGCCTATTCCCCCTGGGGATGCCCTCACAAGGCGAAAAGTAGGGGAGAGAGTTCTGAGGGCTGTCTTCGATACACATTCAATGCCCAATGATATCTTAATGGAAAATATTTTTATAAGGACTTCCGATGAGTCCAGTCTACTGTTGCGCTGGTACCACAAGAAAGACAGTAACCCAGGCTCAGCAATAGTTTATATCCATGGTGGTGGCCTGATTTTCAACAATGTAGAAATATACGACAAGCCAGTTTCCAAATTTGTTTCTGATAGTGGGGTGCCATTTCTCTCTGTTGACTACCGCAAAGCACCAGAACACCCCTACCCGACACCTGTGAAGGACTGCTACGCAGCACTTATCTGGTTAGTAGAGCACGCAGAATCAATGGGAATTGACCCCGCTAGAATAGCGATCATGGGCGACAGTGCAGGTGGTGGGTTAGCTGCGGCTATAGCTATCAAGTGCAGAGATAATGGTGGTCCTGCATTGGCCAAGCAAATTCTTAACTACCCAATGCTGGACGATCGAACCACCTCGTCAAACCCCATTCTGGAACCATTTGTAATCTGGTCACCTGACGACAACCTCACAGCTTGGCAAGCCTACCTGGGCTCAGCCGCTGGCACCAAGAGTGTGAGTCCTTACGCCGCAGCAGCTCACTTAAAAGATGCCAGTGGGCTTCCTCCAGCCTATATCGATGTTGGGGAGCTGGATATTTTTCGTGACGAGGATATCCGGTATGCGCAACTATTGGCTGACGCAGGTGTTAGTACAGAGCTACATGTGCATCCGGGTGTAATTCACTCATGGGAGCTTTTTGCCCCAGAAATCGCCGTATCCCAGCGGGCGCATAGGGATAGGATACGGGCGATTCAATCAATATAA
- a CDS encoding carotenoid oxygenase family protein, whose protein sequence is MKRRDLLKAAGAVSALPLAGMSPLTAQARSKITDSDFPESIMYGSLEDSSGQLSVVQGSLPDDVTGHLFMAEGIPIAPNHLTPNGKGALTRLDFSGRSGNSNVGFTRKMIRTASAIMQEQDLGGFDKFNLLGGTIYSSPNLGFMNYCNTAPNYMGDNRFAMSYEGGMPYEFDATTLEMITPIGEVGEWESSLPPLLDNLTPKKWLFPQIRTTGHPFFDLESGECITINYGGNMGDSGRSGFIRLISWDQQGAFKSWNIRDRQGNNAYIAASSHSLGVTRNHVVIFETAARVESTRILGTRIVLPQEHRTRCWVLRKADMVPGREDIVADYLELGFDTSDIVCNYDDSTGEITLYGQYMGAMDKSEQLFRYEILQEGGLVPSWLSGYPAAPVDVGGLVRARIQVTSGSAREIKEDYQVIRDENLLWDMNDPAYRGHFQFPETFEHLYWAAVGFRPNLVSMRVSWAYRNYPERYFGYWDMPEESRPSALVHMDCSQMRIADAYQFPDDCVMRTPQFMARPGSTAQNDGYLIAAVVRKNPTTSASNGKEFWIFDAAAISRGPICILASSSLEFATTNHALWVPSIGRRPAAAYRSGYGDFLRSKAPDHSSNVQDIINRELLPRFG, encoded by the coding sequence ATGAAACGTCGCGATCTCTTGAAAGCTGCAGGGGCTGTCTCTGCATTGCCACTTGCCGGTATGTCTCCTTTGACAGCTCAGGCACGTAGTAAGATAACTGATTCTGATTTTCCGGAATCTATTATGTACGGTAGCCTGGAGGATTCATCTGGGCAGTTGTCGGTGGTCCAGGGAAGCCTGCCGGATGATGTCACTGGACATTTATTCATGGCTGAAGGAATTCCGATAGCTCCTAACCATTTGACGCCAAATGGAAAAGGAGCCCTGACGCGGTTGGATTTCAGCGGCCGGAGCGGTAATTCCAATGTTGGTTTTACCCGGAAAATGATTCGTACCGCTTCTGCGATTATGCAGGAACAGGATCTTGGAGGTTTTGATAAATTCAACCTGTTGGGTGGAACCATTTATTCCAGTCCAAACCTGGGCTTTATGAACTACTGCAACACGGCTCCGAATTACATGGGGGATAACCGTTTTGCAATGAGTTATGAAGGCGGAATGCCTTATGAGTTCGATGCAACCACCCTGGAGATGATTACACCTATTGGTGAGGTGGGTGAGTGGGAATCCAGCCTGCCGCCTCTGCTTGACAACCTCACTCCCAAAAAATGGTTGTTTCCGCAGATCCGTACAACAGGTCACCCCTTCTTTGATCTGGAATCCGGAGAGTGTATCACCATTAATTACGGTGGGAATATGGGAGATTCCGGGCGCTCTGGGTTTATTCGCCTGATTTCCTGGGATCAGCAAGGGGCTTTCAAAAGTTGGAATATTCGCGACCGCCAAGGAAATAATGCTTATATTGCAGCCAGCTCTCACTCTCTCGGAGTAACCCGCAATCATGTGGTGATTTTTGAGACCGCGGCCAGAGTTGAATCCACTCGTATTCTCGGTACGCGTATTGTGTTGCCACAAGAACACCGCACACGCTGTTGGGTGTTGCGCAAGGCAGACATGGTGCCTGGTCGGGAAGATATTGTTGCCGATTACCTTGAGCTGGGTTTTGATACTTCTGACATCGTTTGCAATTATGACGATAGCACTGGAGAAATAACTCTTTATGGCCAGTATATGGGGGCCATGGATAAGTCAGAGCAGTTATTCCGCTACGAGATTTTGCAAGAGGGTGGCCTGGTTCCCTCTTGGCTGTCCGGTTATCCGGCTGCTCCGGTCGATGTTGGTGGTCTCGTCCGCGCCCGGATTCAGGTAACTTCCGGTTCTGCGCGAGAAATTAAAGAGGACTATCAGGTAATTCGCGATGAGAACCTGCTCTGGGATATGAATGACCCAGCTTACCGCGGCCACTTCCAATTTCCTGAAACTTTTGAGCATCTGTATTGGGCGGCAGTGGGTTTCCGACCGAATCTTGTATCCATGCGTGTTTCCTGGGCATATCGCAACTATCCGGAGCGTTATTTTGGCTACTGGGATATGCCGGAGGAGAGTAGGCCATCAGCTCTGGTGCATATGGATTGTAGTCAGATGCGTATTGCCGATGCTTACCAGTTTCCCGACGACTGCGTGATGCGCACGCCACAGTTTATGGCAAGGCCTGGCTCTACAGCACAAAATGATGGTTATTTAATTGCAGCTGTAGTCAGAAAAAATCCCACAACTTCTGCATCCAACGGTAAGGAATTCTGGATATTTGATGCAGCCGCTATAAGTCGCGGGCCGATCTGTATTCTCGCCAGCTCCTCCTTGGAATTTGCCACTACCAATCACGCTTTGTGGGTACCATCTATTGGACGGCGCCCGGCTGCAGCCTATCGCTCCGGCTATGGCGATTTCCTGCGTAGTAAGGCACCAGATCACAGTAGCAATGTGCAGGACATTATCAACAGGGAACTGTTGCCCCGTTTCGGTTAA
- a CDS encoding DJ-1/PfpI family protein produces MKKTLYLFMVIFLSFNVYASNGKVLVVVSAADHLVLKNGGVVESGYFVSELSETLRQLEDNGYEVDIATPGGKTPVIDGYGLQMYFYKASVVSNWPQYSLHPKAKAQEERSKDIATAMKYFGRLKFTNRYANDEVSAFLDDVEYEMEQQQITEKPVLSLESLAESKYLEKYNGIYIPGGHAPKTDLLFSKELGDILTYFHEAKKPTAIICHAPIVLLTAMEGTYDPFTSLTEEQKNNFIYKGYNITLGNKSEELILENFLYLKGSRLEYYVAEKAKEAGLNVSSFRVPSMSQIIEDRELITGANPSSVYSLANRFVAKLSNR; encoded by the coding sequence TTGAAAAAAACTTTATATTTATTCATGGTAATCTTCCTTAGCTTTAATGTATATGCCAGCAACGGAAAAGTACTTGTTGTCGTTTCTGCAGCTGACCACTTGGTTTTGAAAAATGGTGGTGTTGTCGAATCTGGATATTTTGTCAGCGAATTATCTGAAACCCTGAGACAATTGGAAGATAATGGATATGAAGTTGATATTGCCACACCAGGAGGAAAAACTCCTGTAATTGACGGTTATGGTCTGCAAATGTATTTCTATAAAGCGTCAGTAGTATCGAACTGGCCCCAATACAGTTTACACCCTAAGGCCAAAGCCCAGGAGGAACGCTCTAAAGATATCGCTACAGCCATGAAGTATTTTGGTAGGCTCAAGTTCACTAATCGCTATGCCAATGACGAAGTATCTGCTTTTCTAGATGATGTTGAATATGAAATGGAACAACAGCAAATCACTGAAAAGCCCGTGCTCTCACTCGAGTCACTTGCAGAATCAAAATACTTAGAGAAATATAATGGAATTTATATTCCGGGAGGCCATGCTCCAAAAACCGATTTGCTATTTAGTAAAGAACTAGGGGATATCCTAACTTACTTTCATGAAGCCAAAAAGCCGACCGCTATTATTTGTCATGCTCCGATTGTGCTGTTGACGGCAATGGAAGGTACTTATGATCCATTCACTTCCCTGACCGAAGAGCAAAAAAACAACTTTATTTACAAAGGATATAACATCACTCTGGGTAACAAATCAGAAGAATTAATCCTTGAAAATTTCCTTTATCTAAAAGGTAGTCGCCTAGAATATTATGTTGCAGAGAAAGCTAAAGAAGCTGGCCTTAATGTTAGTAGCTTCCGTGTACCTTCGATGTCACAAATCATTGAAGATAGGGAGTTGATCACCGGAGCGAATCCCTCCTCAGTTTATTCCCTGGCAAATAGGTTCGTGGCTAAATTGAGCAATAGATAG
- the tnpA gene encoding IS200/IS605 family transposase gives MPRHRKKALLGALRWEIGEIFRNLCRQKGIMLVEGWAMKDHIHILLMIPPKFSVSNTVGFLKGKSGIQIFRK, from the coding sequence GTGCCCAGGCATCGAAAGAAAGCATTACTTGGGGCATTGAGGTGGGAGATTGGAGAAATATTCCGAAACTTATGTCGTCAAAAGGGCATTATGTTAGTCGAGGGGTGGGCAATGAAGGATCACATCCATATATTGTTAATGATTCCTCCGAAGTTCAGTGTTTCCAATACGGTTGGGTTTCTGAAAGGGAAATCTGGGATCCAGATATTTCGGAAATAG